A genomic window from Aethina tumida isolate Nest 87 chromosome 4, icAetTumi1.1, whole genome shotgun sequence includes:
- the LOC109599246 gene encoding regucalcin → MAPVIEKVGPKCMLGEGPHWDAETQTLYYVDVGGKTIHKYVPSTREHAQVVVGSDSASIVIPVEGEPNKFVVTSGKKLSVVTWDGKSDTLSDVKILAEVTSPGAFNDGKCDPSGRLWTGTLGHPIVNLEAKNANGSLYSWSNNVLNAHLSGLSIANGLAWSSDKTLFYYIDTGKGYVEQFDFDVTKGQISNGKVIFTLSKHGIEGYLDGMTIDADDNLWIAIFNGSCVIQIDPTKPETLLQKIDMPTKQITSAAFGGADLDELYVTSGSYAFGGEDLSGPEHGATYKITGLGVKGLPGVSVKL, encoded by the exons ATGGCTCCAGTAATAGAAAAAGTAGGTCCGAAATGTATGTTGGGTGAAGGCCCACATTGGGATGCTGAGACTCAGACTCTTTATTATGTTGACGTTGGGGGAAAGACCATTCATAAATATGTTCCATCCACAAGAGAACATGCACAAGTTGTTGTGG gATCTGACAGCGCCTCTATAGTTATACCTGTCGAGGGTGAACCTAACAAATTCGTAGTGACCAGCGGTAAAAAATTGTCTGTGGTTACATGGGATGGCAAAAGTGACACATTATCGGATGTAAAAATATTGGCTGAAGTTACATCTCCTGGGGCGTTCAATGACGGGAAGTGTGATCCTTCTGGTCGCCTCTGGACTG ggaCTTTGGGTCATCCTATTGTCAATTTAGAGGCGAAAAACGCTAATGGGTCTTTATATAGTTGGTCCAACAACGTGCTTAATGCACATTTGTCAGGACTATCAATTGCTAATGGATTAGCTTGGAGCTCAGATAAGACTTTATTTTACTACATTGATACAGGCAAAGGATATGTTGAACAATTTGATTTCGACGTGACTAAAGGACAAATTT CAAACGGAAAAGTAATTTTCACACTTTCCAAACACGGAATAGAAGGGTACTTAGACGGTATGACCATCGACGCCGACGACAATTTATGGATAGCCATCTTCAACGGCAGCTGCGTCATCCAAATCGATCCCACGAAACCGGAAACTTTGCTTCAAAAAATTGACATGCCTACAAAACAA attacatCGGCTGCTTTTGGAGGTGCAGACTTGGATGAGCTTTATGTAACCAGTGGGTCTTATGCTTTTGGTGGAGAGGATCTTTCAGGTCCAGAACATGGTGCTACTTACAAAATAACCGGTCTGGGGGTTAAGGGTTTGCCTGGAGTgtctgtaaaattataa